Proteins encoded in a region of the Benincasa hispida cultivar B227 chromosome 2, ASM972705v1, whole genome shotgun sequence genome:
- the LOC120071330 gene encoding uncharacterized protein LOC120071330 isoform X1 translates to MNFIALRALQTLYRSANNRAFASWLGSSANYSRGITNVSQLGIQKTSSFLSNSRTAFSLARGHKMIISSAVAAEFPVFSHDITIRLVTTQAKAPPQVRQMGALKVSMLSPGFIYEPYSPRQPIPFWQRWFTRSGWRRTKDDIILELKSAYAIAKLRKKGYSKKQFYEEAVNLYKEINTLIANGDKTSLRKAVTENMYSALKNEIKLRESKWNKVYWEMIVPVVKIRTLRARLIGVDRSDLEKVFVQLTLEILAKQKFEAYSSEGAVVAGDKSKEVLVRDIWVFEKSLFHEGAFWRLCGRIPT, encoded by the exons atgaatttcataGCCTTACGTGCGCTCCAAACTTTGTATCGCTCAGCAAATAATCGAGCATTTGCTTCTTG GCTTGGAAGTTCAGCAAACTATTCACGTGGCATTACAAATG TTAGTCAATTGGGTATTCAGAAAACTTCTTCTTTCCTCAGTAACAGTCGCACTGCTTTTTCACTGGCTCGGGGACATAAAATGATAATATCTTCTGCAGTG GCTGCCGAGTTTCCAGTATTCTCGCATGACATTACGATTAGGTTGGTGACAACACAAGCAAAAGCCCCTCCACAAGTACGTCAAATG GGAGCCCTCAAAGTTTCCATGTTGAGTCCTGGATTCATCTATGAACCTTATTCACCCCGTCAACCAATCCCATTTTGGCAAAG ATGGTTCACAAGAAGTGGTTGGAGAAGAACAAAAGACGATATCATTTTAGAG CTAAAAAGTGCTTATGCAATTGCAAAATTAAGAAAGAAGGGGTACTCAAAGAAACAATTTTACGAAGAGGCAGTAAATTTATATAAAGAG ATAAACACTTTGATAGCAAATGGTGACAAAACATCATTGAGGAAAGCAGTCACAGAGAATATGTATTCA GCGTTGAAGAATGAAATCAAACTCAGAGAATCCAAATGGAACAAAGTTTACTGGGAAATGATCGTTCCAGTCGTTAAGATCCGCACATTACGAGCTAGATTG ATTGGTGTTGATCGAAGTGACCTTGAAAAGGTTTTCGTACAGCTTACCCTTGAGATTCTTGCCAAACAG AAGTTTGAAGCATATAGTTCTGAAGGAGCTGTCGTTGCTGGAGATAAATCTAAGGAG GTGCTTGTCCGTGATATCTGGGTATTTGAGAAATCTCTTTTTCACGAGGGAGCTTTTTGGCGTCTTTGTGGGCGAATTCCAACCTAA
- the LOC120072152 gene encoding uncharacterized protein LOC120072152, translating into MDNQGSKFQFFDIFYQIFHFIMKVISSKAQETVILGNLVSHESNTSSQELTTTLSLDHSASSLTNDDLKKSKESQELITTLNSNHSSSSLTNNHPNEPKELDLSKEIDKNNDGSLPSTTKRAPKKMVSINETVEDIDSIMRERRKKKGTKKSKSFDFDNGYDASLKPTRSILKVGSIKDSSDLSKATQDTPFHSSMNNYLKVYNTIFYMKNVRSEILL; encoded by the exons ATGGACAATCAAGGATCCAAGTTCCAATTCTTCGATATATTTTACCAAATCTTCCATTTCATTATGAAAGTCATATCATCTAAAGCCCAAGAAACTGTTATTCTTGGAAACCTGGTGTCGCATGAATCAAACACTTCATCCCAAGAGCTCACAACTACCTTGAGTTTAGATCATTCTGCTTCATCTCTTACGAACGATGATCTCAAAAAATCGAAGGAATCCCAAGAGCTCATAACTACCTTGAATTCAAATCATTCTAGTTCGTCTCTCACGAACAATCATCCCAATGAACCAAAGGAGCTCGATTTGAGTAAAGAAATTGATAAGAATAATGATGGATCATTGCCTTCTACAACAAAACGAGCTCCAAAGAAAATGGTTAGTATCAATGAAACAGTTGAGGATATTGATTCTATTATGAGGGAAAGGAGGAAGAAAAAAGGAACAAAGAAGTCAAAATCCTTCGATTTTGATAATGGATATGATGCTTCCTTAAAGCCTACTCGCTCCATTCTCAAGGTTGGCTCAATAAAAGATAGCTCAGATTTATCAAAAG CAACTCAGGATACACCTTTTCACtcaagcatgaataactaccTAAAAGTCTACAATACAATTTTTTACATGAAAAATGTAAGAAG TGAAATTCTATTGTAG
- the LOC120071330 gene encoding uncharacterized protein LOC120071330 isoform X2, producing MIISSAVAAEFPVFSHDITIRLVTTQAKAPPQVRQMGALKVSMLSPGFIYEPYSPRQPIPFWQRWFTRSGWRRTKDDIILELKSAYAIAKLRKKGYSKKQFYEEAVNLYKEINTLIANGDKTSLRKAVTENMYSALKNEIKLRESKWNKVYWEMIVPVVKIRTLRARLIGVDRSDLEKVFVQLTLEILAKQKFEAYSSEGAVVAGDKSKEVLVRDIWVFEKSLFHEGAFWRLCGRIPT from the exons ATGATAATATCTTCTGCAGTG GCTGCCGAGTTTCCAGTATTCTCGCATGACATTACGATTAGGTTGGTGACAACACAAGCAAAAGCCCCTCCACAAGTACGTCAAATG GGAGCCCTCAAAGTTTCCATGTTGAGTCCTGGATTCATCTATGAACCTTATTCACCCCGTCAACCAATCCCATTTTGGCAAAG ATGGTTCACAAGAAGTGGTTGGAGAAGAACAAAAGACGATATCATTTTAGAG CTAAAAAGTGCTTATGCAATTGCAAAATTAAGAAAGAAGGGGTACTCAAAGAAACAATTTTACGAAGAGGCAGTAAATTTATATAAAGAG ATAAACACTTTGATAGCAAATGGTGACAAAACATCATTGAGGAAAGCAGTCACAGAGAATATGTATTCA GCGTTGAAGAATGAAATCAAACTCAGAGAATCCAAATGGAACAAAGTTTACTGGGAAATGATCGTTCCAGTCGTTAAGATCCGCACATTACGAGCTAGATTG ATTGGTGTTGATCGAAGTGACCTTGAAAAGGTTTTCGTACAGCTTACCCTTGAGATTCTTGCCAAACAG AAGTTTGAAGCATATAGTTCTGAAGGAGCTGTCGTTGCTGGAGATAAATCTAAGGAG GTGCTTGTCCGTGATATCTGGGTATTTGAGAAATCTCTTTTTCACGAGGGAGCTTTTTGGCGTCTTTGTGGGCGAATTCCAACCTAA